In Aestuariibaculum lutulentum, one DNA window encodes the following:
- a CDS encoding T9SS type B sorting domain-containing protein has product MRFFLSFIILLLGVNLSLFSQIKLTHNVGDNLVRSYVGSCEETEHLARTFTLLDFGVNPDEEFIIDQGEIGLYMSVADNSNLSFNIYEIDFDFPNSFDESKLIGSSQVELAPPAWSGNKVIFTINFETPVIVPAGVERILVEVKKEASPGGIGVSAVQLAGTEEGNDFSWYKGCLGTRSYIKSTDFGSGRPPSNLFINVTGVPRKTKEIPFSVENLCFGDTAKFILEETVDSIHWDFGDPISGANNTSTDLESTHVFSEAGTYEVSVIASLGGNTVTEVTTITIYEQPIASKPNDIGLCTLYDDNSFDLYGHNKYVLNGLDSNVFGVHYYEGIENYNNGIKINAPEAYTNALGFFTQEIIAEVYNKQNPECNDITKFNIGVYKTPQLELPNNISNLTQCDNSDSGSDTDGIVVFDLTEKEQYLLLNGIDSEVHYNYYTDEDLKQPIASPNTFVNSQSSQTIYVECVSNLNSECKAITSFIVEVLKLPSVTPIVELKQCDDDLDGLYSAFNLNEVINEITTNADEEKVSFFESELKAENDQDPITNLTTYSNNTPSLDVVWARVENKNGCFRVSKVNLIVTTTKIPLDFKREFYTCDDDFDGISNFSFETVHDEIASLFPAGQELIITYYQNEPDALAEVNKIENITDYSNIGYPYTQDIYVRVDSRLNNDCLGLGAHITLHVEANPVANPVTITRECDDDFDGKYPFDVSEVELTVLGSQSLSDVSIFYYDENDNPLPSPLPNPFLTSSQIIKVVVENNNIADGSCFDETTLEFIVDKKPVANMVSDLISCDDGINDSDGLHDFDTSLIESSVLNGQTGMEVHYYNSLGIELPSPLPNPFRSNTQTVTVKVVNPLNSNCIASTDIQFIVNPLPDFTIENSQIVCSSDPTFTIVLDPLESNANEIFNYEWVYEDGTVLSNAPTLTVSTPGTYFITLTKTDGTGCSRTRDVFVNASELANIIPEDIVIEDVSNNNKVIINTNNLGQGEYEYALDDEFSSFQDSPIFENVSSGIHTVYVRDKKGCGTASIEVSVIGFLRYFTPNGDGINDTWYIPGVNDQFQIQSDIFIYNRYGKLLKQLNPSSNGWDGTFKGEMLPTDDYWFSVILEDGRVFKGHFALKR; this is encoded by the coding sequence ATGAGATTTTTTTTAAGTTTTATCATCCTACTGTTAGGAGTTAATTTAAGTTTATTTAGTCAAATAAAACTAACCCATAATGTAGGTGATAATCTTGTAAGGTCCTATGTTGGATCTTGTGAAGAAACAGAGCATTTAGCTAGGACATTTACGCTTTTAGATTTTGGTGTTAATCCAGACGAAGAATTTATTATAGATCAAGGAGAAATTGGTCTTTACATGTCGGTTGCTGATAACTCCAATTTAAGTTTTAATATTTATGAGATAGATTTTGATTTTCCCAATAGCTTTGACGAATCTAAATTAATAGGAAGTAGTCAGGTAGAATTAGCTCCACCTGCATGGTCTGGTAATAAGGTGATATTTACGATTAATTTTGAAACACCAGTTATTGTTCCGGCGGGAGTAGAAAGGATATTGGTAGAAGTAAAAAAGGAGGCTTCTCCTGGAGGAATTGGAGTTTCAGCAGTTCAATTGGCAGGAACAGAAGAAGGGAATGATTTTTCATGGTATAAAGGGTGCTTAGGTACTCGGTCTTATATAAAATCAACAGATTTTGGTAGTGGTAGACCTCCTTCTAATTTGTTTATAAATGTTACTGGAGTACCTAGGAAAACAAAAGAAATTCCTTTCAGTGTTGAGAATTTATGTTTTGGAGATACAGCTAAATTTATTCTTGAAGAAACAGTAGATTCAATCCATTGGGATTTTGGAGATCCAATTTCAGGAGCTAATAATACTTCAACAGATTTAGAGTCTACACATGTGTTTTCTGAAGCTGGAACCTATGAGGTTAGTGTTATTGCGTCCTTAGGAGGTAATACTGTAACAGAAGTAACTACGATTACAATATATGAGCAGCCAATAGCAAGTAAACCTAATGATATAGGGTTATGCACGTTGTATGATGATAATTCTTTTGATTTATATGGTCATAATAAATATGTTTTAAATGGTCTAGATTCTAATGTTTTTGGAGTGCATTATTATGAAGGAATAGAAAATTATAATAATGGGATAAAAATTAATGCACCTGAAGCTTATACAAATGCCTTAGGGTTTTTTACACAAGAAATTATTGCTGAAGTTTATAACAAACAGAACCCGGAATGTAATGATATTACGAAGTTTAATATAGGTGTTTATAAAACTCCACAATTGGAATTGCCTAATAATATTTCAAATTTAACACAATGCGATAATTCAGACTCAGGGTCTGATACAGATGGAATTGTTGTTTTTGATCTAACAGAAAAGGAACAATATCTATTGCTTAACGGAATAGATTCAGAAGTGCACTATAATTATTATACAGATGAAGACCTCAAACAGCCAATAGCTTCGCCAAATACCTTTGTTAATAGTCAAAGCTCGCAAACCATTTATGTGGAATGTGTTAGTAATTTAAATAGTGAATGTAAAGCAATAACGTCCTTTATAGTTGAAGTTTTAAAATTACCGTCGGTGACTCCAATTGTTGAACTAAAACAATGTGATGATGATTTAGATGGTCTTTACAGTGCATTTAATTTAAATGAAGTTATAAATGAAATAACTACTAATGCAGACGAAGAGAAAGTTTCATTTTTCGAATCGGAGTTAAAAGCTGAAAATGATCAAGATCCAATAACTAATTTAACAACATATTCTAATAATACACCTAGTCTAGATGTGGTTTGGGCTAGAGTTGAAAATAAAAATGGATGTTTTAGGGTCTCAAAAGTTAATTTAATAGTAACTACAACAAAGATTCCATTGGATTTTAAAAGGGAGTTTTATACTTGTGATGATGATTTTGATGGGATTTCAAATTTTAGTTTTGAAACTGTTCATGATGAAATTGCCAGTCTATTTCCTGCAGGACAGGAATTAATAATTACTTATTACCAAAATGAACCTGATGCATTGGCTGAAGTTAATAAAATAGAGAATATAACAGATTATAGTAATATTGGATATCCTTATACACAAGATATTTATGTTAGGGTAGATAGTAGGCTAAATAACGATTGTTTAGGTTTAGGAGCACATATAACATTGCATGTTGAAGCTAATCCTGTTGCTAATCCAGTTACAATAACAAGAGAATGTGATGATGATTTTGATGGTAAATATCCTTTTGATGTATCTGAAGTAGAGTTAACCGTTTTAGGAAGTCAGTCTTTAAGTGATGTTTCCATTTTCTATTATGACGAAAATGATAATCCTTTACCTAGCCCTCTGCCTAATCCGTTTTTAACCTCTAGTCAAATTATAAAAGTTGTTGTAGAAAATAATAATATAGCTGATGGAAGTTGTTTTGATGAGACGACTTTAGAATTTATTGTAGATAAGAAGCCTGTAGCTAATATGGTATCAGATCTAATATCATGTGACGATGGTATAAATGATTCGGATGGGCTGCATGATTTTGATACATCATTAATAGAAAGTTCTGTTTTAAATGGACAAACAGGCATGGAGGTTCATTATTATAATAGTCTAGGTATAGAATTACCAAGTCCCTTACCAAATCCATTTAGGTCGAATACTCAAACTGTAACAGTTAAAGTAGTAAATCCCTTAAATTCTAATTGTATTGCATCTACAGATATTCAGTTTATAGTTAATCCTTTGCCTGATTTTACAATTGAAAATTCTCAAATAGTTTGTTCATCAGACCCTACGTTTACAATTGTTCTAGATCCTTTAGAGTCAAATGCAAATGAAATTTTTAATTATGAGTGGGTGTATGAAGATGGTACAGTACTCTCTAATGCGCCTACTTTAACGGTGTCAACGCCTGGAACCTATTTTATAACTTTAACCAAGACTGATGGAACTGGGTGTTCTAGAACTAGAGATGTTTTTGTAAATGCTTCTGAATTAGCTAATATTATTCCAGAGGACATAGTTATAGAAGATGTTTCAAATAATAATAAAGTTATAATTAATACTAATAACTTAGGACAGGGAGAATATGAATATGCTTTAGATGATGAATTTTCATCTTTTCAGGATAGCCCTATATTTGAAAATGTTAGTTCAGGTATTCATACGGTTTATGTAAGAGATAAAAAAGGCTGTGGAACAGCTTCAATAGAAGTTTCGGTAATAGGTTTTCTAAGATACTTTACGCCTAATGGAGATGGTAT
- a CDS encoding site-specific integrase encodes MLYKAKKVKKEVVFLSPEELIQLESYEFIQPRLKLVKDLFIFSCYTGLPYLELMNLKQTNIINGFDGNKWIKMKREKTDKDLSIPLLSKALNILCKYTDDDLVFPRISNQRYNSYLKEIAAIIGVEKNLTTHMARRTFASTVLLYNNVPMEIVSELLGHSNMKITQESYGKVVQKKVSLEIERLKQSD; translated from the coding sequence ATGCTTTATAAAGCTAAAAAGGTTAAGAAGGAGGTTGTGTTTTTATCACCAGAAGAGTTAATACAGCTTGAGAGTTATGAATTTATACAGCCTAGACTTAAACTAGTAAAGGATTTATTTATATTCAGTTGTTATACTGGGTTACCTTATTTGGAATTAATGAACCTTAAACAAACAAATATTATTAATGGGTTTGACGGTAATAAGTGGATTAAGATGAAACGAGAAAAGACAGATAAGGATTTATCAATTCCATTATTATCAAAAGCTTTAAATATTTTATGTAAGTATACCGATGATGATTTAGTGTTTCCTAGAATAAGTAATCAGCGTTATAATTCCTATTTAAAGGAAATAGCAGCGATTATAGGGGTTGAAAAAAATTTAACTACCCATATGGCTAGACGTACTTTTGCAAGCACTGTATTGCTTTATAACAATGTGCCTATGGAGATTGTCAGTGAGCTACTTGGTCATAGTAATATGAAGATAACGCAGGAAAGCTATGGAAAGGTAGTACAGAAAAAAGTTAGTTTGGAAATTGAGAGGTTAAAACAAAGTGATTAG
- a CDS encoding Arm DNA-binding domain-containing protein: MKINILFIINKQKKNAKGVCALMCRLTHNKVRKTFSTGQFVNANNWDSKQQVVKPPEPDRKEINQQLSLIKTKINRAFLLLQVKDEAFTVDDIFSLYKGVKTAKEYNVIEYFERYLKRIKTLVGVEIKQVTYEKFEYVKNDIKAFVKWKFKTKDYPLKKLDMNFLSELDYYYKVGHKTQLKQVTINKKI; encoded by the coding sequence ATGAAAATCAACATACTATTTATAATAAATAAGCAGAAAAAAAATGCTAAAGGAGTTTGTGCACTAATGTGTAGATTGACACATAATAAAGTCAGAAAAACATTTTCTACAGGTCAGTTCGTAAATGCTAATAACTGGGATAGTAAACAACAGGTAGTTAAACCACCTGAACCAGATAGAAAAGAAATAAATCAACAGCTAAGCCTTATTAAAACTAAAATTAATAGGGCTTTTTTATTGCTTCAGGTTAAAGATGAAGCTTTTACTGTAGACGATATTTTTAGCCTGTATAAAGGCGTTAAAACAGCTAAGGAATACAACGTGATTGAATACTTTGAACGTTACTTAAAACGCATAAAAACGCTTGTTGGTGTTGAGATAAAACAAGTAACCTACGAGAAGTTTGAATACGTTAAAAATGATATTAAAGCTTTTGTGAAATGGAAGTTTAAAACCAAGGATTATCCACTAAAGAAACTTGATATGAACTTTTTAAGTGAATTGGACTACTACTATAAGGTAGGGCATAAAACGCAGTTAAAACAGGTTACCATCAATAAAAAGATTTAG
- a CDS encoding PDDEXK family nuclease — MELNAMCLFLYYVEVMRKSNTLEFIEKSKNVHGDKYDYSKVEYLGATEKVCIICPEHGPFYQIPNSHSRGKGCLKCARKIAIKKTYSNTEKFIEKARKKHGNKYDYSKVEYIKAKEKVSIICHNIDEITNEKHGEFLQQPSNHLAGGNCPKCTGNYMTQELFIKRARVIHNNQYDYSKVEYKTARKKVNVICPEHGLFSQVPDSHIRGNGCPKCSNIYSPTTREWIEKAKKIHGNRYDYSKTVYKKTHSKVSIICKEHGVFLQTPANHLNGNNCPKCTGNYMDKSFFIQKANEIYKDKSGAPLYDYSLVDYVDSSTKVTIICHNKDPETGKEHGEFNKTPNTLLTQHGCPKCGLESLRQIKSLTRLSNKEFLDKAFPNEYEYLNGYKTAASKMHIKCKKCGHKFWQKANNHLMGAGCPACKMSRLERAVCNYLKKHNVKYKMQKRFEWLGRQSLDFYLPDFNMAIECQGIQHFEPKDFFGGDDELKNIVKRDNRKLKKCSSNNIEMVYVIDNEKYLEKKYHFDIAEPFSGNVCYKIMHINNFENYINQLVEMSNFFEKKL; from the coding sequence ATGGAGTTAAATGCAATGTGTTTATTCCTATATTATGTAGAAGTTATGCGTAAAAGTAATACACTTGAATTTATAGAAAAATCAAAAAATGTACATGGTGATAAATATGACTATTCAAAAGTTGAATATTTAGGAGCTACAGAAAAAGTCTGTATCATTTGCCCGGAACATGGACCTTTTTATCAAATTCCAAATTCTCATTCTAGAGGTAAAGGATGTTTGAAATGTGCACGAAAAATAGCAATTAAAAAAACATATTCTAATACTGAAAAATTTATTGAAAAAGCCAGAAAAAAACATGGAAACAAATATGACTATTCAAAAGTTGAATATATAAAAGCTAAAGAAAAAGTCAGTATTATTTGTCACAATATAGATGAAATAACAAATGAAAAACATGGAGAGTTTTTACAACAACCATCTAATCATCTAGCAGGTGGAAATTGCCCCAAATGTACTGGAAATTATATGACACAAGAACTTTTTATAAAAAGAGCAAGAGTAATTCATAACAACCAATATGACTATTCAAAAGTTGAATACAAAACTGCACGTAAAAAAGTAAATGTTATTTGTCCAGAGCATGGACTATTTTCGCAGGTACCAGATAGTCATATAAGAGGTAACGGATGTCCTAAATGCAGTAATATTTACTCACCCACAACTAGAGAGTGGATTGAAAAAGCTAAGAAAATCCATGGTAACCGATATGATTATTCCAAAACAGTCTATAAAAAAACTCATTCTAAAGTATCCATCATTTGTAAAGAACACGGAGTTTTTTTGCAAACACCAGCAAATCACCTCAATGGTAATAACTGTCCTAAATGCACTGGAAACTATATGGATAAAAGTTTTTTCATACAAAAAGCAAACGAAATCTATAAAGATAAAAGTGGGGCTCCATTATATGATTATTCATTAGTTGATTACGTAGATTCCTCTACTAAAGTGACAATCATATGCCATAATAAAGACCCTGAAACAGGTAAAGAACATGGCGAATTTAATAAAACTCCTAATACCCTCTTAACTCAGCATGGTTGTCCTAAATGTGGATTAGAATCATTGCGACAAATAAAAAGCTTAACTCGTTTAAGTAATAAGGAATTTCTTGATAAGGCATTTCCAAACGAATATGAATATCTAAATGGTTACAAAACAGCTGCGTCTAAAATGCATATTAAATGTAAAAAATGTGGGCATAAATTTTGGCAGAAAGCTAATAATCACTTAATGGGGGCTGGTTGTCCAGCTTGCAAAATGAGTAGGCTAGAAAGAGCAGTTTGTAATTATCTCAAAAAACATAACGTTAAATATAAAATGCAAAAAAGATTTGAATGGTTAGGGAGACAGAGTTTAGATTTTTATTTACCTGATTTCAACATGGCTATTGAATGCCAAGGTATCCAACATTTTGAACCAAAAGATTTCTTTGGTGGCGATGATGAATTAAAAAATATAGTAAAACGAGATAATAGAAAGCTTAAAAAATGTTCATCCAACAACATAGAAATGGTTTATGTTATAGACAATGAAAAGTATCTAGAAAAAAAATATCATTTTGATATTGCAGAACCTTTTTCAGGTAATGTATGTTATAAAATTATGCATATTAATAATTTTGAGAATTATATCAACCAATTAGTTGAGATGTCTAATTTTTTTGAAAAGAAATTATGA
- the dcm gene encoding DNA (cytosine-5-)-methyltransferase — MKKNQLTTKEAAEVLSVSESTVKRYADSGLIEYIRIGNSGHRRYLKESIDNYIIDQKNNASEIHVATINNGKPKLGNLKAHSHPKHYLMHKYWGRKAHNIVRQYIEYFTSENQVVLDPFMGSGVTVIESLKTKRRVIGVDLNPMSISIVRNSISSIDLEEFQNNYNKIFSKVVNLYGNLYESPCPVCNKVSKINCSVWEFEELLTLKGECEIHGKFVKKATGYDLKIFQKSEKLLDELSKTKKNLIPTDKIPQYVKRNNKETIDELFSKRALLILAEIKYEINKLKNKDIRELFDFIFTSMLANCSSMLPGDPEKGIYKSGWVISKFWVPNIHAERNVIDCFELRFNAIKKGKKELKNIGGENAEILNLDSRNTTISSESVDYIFTDPPYGESIAYFSLSHLWNTWLKNKPKFEDEIIIDNFREKDYEDYSKRIGEAFKEMYRVLKPESYLSFTFHNRDLNVWKAIIDACTNAGFKFESAILQEQAVSSGTQGINKNNTLTGDFVYTYKKSNCNKPVLSKPCEDGEVFIVNSVQDFLIQNGAVTSSQLYEFIIPEIINNYAVLDKKGKVINLEKLLLSHFDYKMINNSYKWDRKEFTKDKKENKFSVLDLFAGAGGLSNGFEKAGFDIVAAVEYDKRIEKTYLYNHPNTKLIVDDIRNVSGSEKDKRSEISIENIFKQKSAECDVIIGGPPCQGFSMAGNRIRKDFKFFNDKRNYLFLEYYRMVKDLNPKFFVIENVPGILNYNNGSVKREIIEKFEALGYNVTSKVLSANEFGVPQLRKRAFFIGNRLGLNSEELFPEPQKNPKKFISAWEAIGDLPELEPGEGNEKISTKNYKERFSNYQINMRSSNGYIFNHVSSKPTPKTIEILKLIKEGQGIKDLPREYHTKSIHSGAYGRIDRTKPSYTITTRINTPSVGRITHPLKNRTITPREAARIQSFDDSYRFFGNITSLGIQIGNAVPPLLAKAIAEKLKKYLE, encoded by the coding sequence ATGAAGAAAAATCAACTTACTACAAAAGAGGCAGCGGAAGTGTTATCGGTCTCAGAATCAACAGTTAAAAGATATGCAGACTCTGGTTTAATTGAGTATATTAGGATTGGAAACTCTGGACACAGAAGATATTTGAAAGAAAGTATTGATAATTATATTATTGATCAAAAAAACAATGCTTCTGAAATACACGTAGCAACAATAAATAATGGAAAGCCTAAATTGGGTAATTTAAAAGCTCATTCACATCCTAAGCATTATTTGATGCATAAATATTGGGGGAGAAAGGCTCATAATATTGTACGTCAATATATCGAATATTTCACTTCAGAGAATCAAGTGGTATTAGATCCTTTTATGGGGTCAGGTGTTACTGTTATAGAGTCACTTAAAACTAAAAGGAGGGTAATTGGAGTTGATTTAAATCCTATGAGTATTTCGATTGTTAGAAATTCTATCAGTTCAATTGATTTAGAGGAGTTTCAAAATAATTATAATAAAATTTTTAGTAAGGTAGTTAATTTATATGGGAATTTATATGAATCTCCCTGTCCTGTCTGCAATAAAGTTTCAAAAATTAATTGTTCCGTTTGGGAATTTGAAGAATTACTCACTCTAAAAGGAGAATGCGAGATTCACGGTAAGTTTGTTAAAAAAGCTACAGGTTATGATTTGAAAATTTTTCAAAAAAGTGAGAAATTATTAGATGAATTATCTAAAACCAAAAAAAATTTAATTCCAACGGATAAAATTCCTCAATATGTAAAGAGGAATAATAAAGAAACAATTGATGAACTATTTTCTAAGAGAGCATTATTGATATTAGCAGAGATTAAATATGAAATTAATAAGCTTAAAAATAAAGATATTAGAGAATTGTTTGATTTCATTTTTACTTCAATGCTGGCTAACTGTAGTAGTATGCTACCAGGTGATCCAGAAAAGGGAATTTATAAGTCAGGTTGGGTAATAAGTAAATTTTGGGTTCCTAATATTCATGCAGAGAGAAATGTGATAGATTGTTTTGAACTAAGATTTAACGCTATTAAAAAAGGGAAAAAGGAACTTAAAAATATTGGAGGAGAAAATGCTGAAATATTAAATTTAGATAGTAGAAATACTACAATTTCTTCCGAAAGTGTTGATTATATTTTTACAGATCCTCCTTATGGAGAAAGTATAGCTTATTTTTCTTTAAGTCATTTATGGAATACCTGGTTGAAAAATAAACCTAAATTTGAAGATGAAATAATCATTGATAATTTTCGAGAAAAGGATTATGAAGATTATTCGAAAAGAATAGGTGAAGCATTTAAGGAAATGTATAGAGTTTTAAAGCCAGAATCTTATCTGTCCTTTACATTTCATAATAGAGATTTAAATGTATGGAAGGCTATTATCGATGCATGTACTAATGCCGGCTTCAAATTTGAATCAGCAATTTTACAAGAGCAAGCGGTATCTTCAGGAACACAAGGAATAAACAAAAATAATACTTTGACCGGGGATTTTGTTTACACATACAAAAAATCAAATTGTAATAAACCAGTATTATCAAAACCTTGTGAAGATGGTGAGGTTTTTATAGTTAATTCAGTTCAGGATTTTCTGATTCAGAATGGAGCTGTAACCTCTTCTCAACTTTATGAATTTATAATCCCTGAAATCATAAATAATTATGCTGTATTAGATAAAAAAGGGAAAGTTATAAATTTAGAAAAGCTTCTGTTATCCCATTTTGATTATAAAATGATAAACAACTCATACAAATGGGATAGGAAGGAGTTTACAAAAGATAAAAAAGAAAACAAGTTTTCAGTTTTAGATTTGTTTGCTGGTGCAGGGGGGCTTTCAAATGGTTTTGAAAAAGCAGGATTTGATATTGTAGCAGCTGTTGAGTATGATAAAAGAATAGAAAAAACATATCTCTATAACCATCCTAACACTAAATTAATAGTTGACGATATAAGAAATGTTTCTGGTTCAGAAAAAGATAAAAGATCTGAAATCTCTATTGAAAATATATTCAAGCAAAAATCAGCCGAATGCGATGTAATTATTGGAGGACCTCCTTGCCAAGGGTTTTCAATGGCGGGTAATAGAATTAGAAAGGATTTTAAGTTCTTTAATGATAAAAGAAATTATTTGTTCTTAGAATATTACAGGATGGTTAAAGATTTAAATCCTAAATTTTTTGTAATTGAAAATGTACCAGGTATTTTAAATTATAATAACGGAAGTGTTAAAAGAGAGATTATAGAGAAATTTGAAGCCCTTGGGTATAATGTAACTTCAAAGGTTTTAAGTGCAAATGAATTTGGAGTTCCGCAATTAAGGAAAAGAGCATTTTTTATAGGAAATAGACTTGGATTAAATTCAGAAGAACTTTTTCCTGAACCACAAAAAAATCCTAAGAAATTTATTAGCGCATGGGAGGCAATCGGAGATTTGCCTGAATTAGAGCCTGGAGAGGGAAATGAAAAAATATCAACAAAAAATTACAAAGAAAGATTCTCAAACTACCAGATTAATATGAGAAGTTCTAATGGATATATTTTTAATCATGTTAGCTCAAAACCAACACCCAAAACAATTGAAATTTTAAAACTTATAAAAGAAGGACAAGGAATCAAAGATCTTCCTAGGGAATATCATACAAAATCTATTCATAGTGGAGCTTATGGTAGAATAGACAGAACAAAACCTTCTTACACAATAACTACAAGGATTAACACTCCTTCTGTTGGGAGAATTACCCATCCGTTAAAGAATAGAACTATTACTCCAAGGGAGGCTGCTCGAATCCAATCATTTGATGATTCATATAGGTTTTTTGGTAATATTACCTCTCTGGGAATACAGATAGGTAATGCAGTACCTCCTCTTTTAGCAAAAGCAATTGCAGAAAAACTCAAAAAGTATTTAGAATGA
- a CDS encoding McrB family protein, whose amino-acid sequence MTSEDFYTKFKEKGFLYSKEQIYNLFISLQTKPFVILSGISGSGKSKIIEIFAEILSENDSQYELVPVKPNWRDNRNVFGYHNLVNDTYSITPILKLILKAHSNPDKPYFLILDEMNLAKVEQYFADFLSLIETRRYTPSSIGTISDLKSVFSFPAGTSLSEAIIMSCLHINPNNVAMSIGDYRSDIFSTLWKETFFNGDPANWTPQYRTEINQKDSSSLPSRLAGKLLEGSDGSYKLKNYDTLDSASQVAFDSIKTTYESIKSQFFDIKQHSIQLHSNSVLKSNDSLPAYNSGDAFVQGSYPNYSYYVPQEIEIPLNLFVVGTVNVDETTHMFSPKVLDRSNVIEMNEVNLESILNKPEYSNNDNLADDNYFFATDIAPLKINLSHTAHVIEFESQFKTQFDDIFKINESLKKYNKHFGYRVFNEVSNYCLNAISQSSSANITVATDIQILQKILPKLHGSAEQLFNPLMSILSLCLSNDSNNLSAQSEYTEEEFENILNDLNNGPGENNEQLNSLFKYPRTAKKIIRMIQNLMYNGFTSFIE is encoded by the coding sequence ATGACATCAGAAGATTTTTACACCAAGTTTAAAGAAAAAGGATTTTTATATTCTAAAGAGCAAATTTATAATCTCTTTATTTCATTACAAACAAAGCCTTTTGTTATACTTTCAGGTATTTCAGGTTCTGGTAAATCTAAAATAATAGAAATTTTTGCAGAAATATTATCAGAAAATGATAGCCAATATGAATTAGTTCCTGTAAAACCAAATTGGAGAGATAATCGTAATGTTTTCGGCTATCATAATTTGGTGAACGACACTTATTCTATTACTCCAATCTTAAAATTAATTCTAAAAGCTCATTCAAATCCTGACAAACCTTATTTTCTTATTCTTGATGAAATGAATCTAGCAAAGGTTGAACAATATTTTGCCGATTTTTTAAGCTTAATCGAAACAAGAAGATATACACCTTCTTCTATCGGTACAATAAGTGACCTTAAAAGTGTTTTTAGTTTTCCAGCAGGCACATCTTTATCAGAGGCGATTATAATGTCATGTTTGCATATAAATCCTAATAATGTTGCTATGTCTATTGGTGATTATCGTTCAGATATATTCTCTACTCTATGGAAAGAAACATTCTTTAACGGAGACCCTGCTAATTGGACTCCACAATACAGAACAGAAATCAATCAGAAGGATTCCAGTAGTCTACCTTCAAGATTAGCTGGAAAATTATTAGAAGGCAGTGACGGTAGCTATAAACTCAAAAATTATGACACATTAGATAGTGCATCTCAAGTTGCCTTTGATTCAATAAAAACTACTTATGAAAGTATTAAAAGTCAATTTTTTGATATAAAACAACATTCTATACAACTTCATTCAAATTCAGTTTTAAAATCAAATGATTCTTTACCAGCCTACAATTCTGGTGATGCATTTGTACAAGGTTCTTATCCAAATTATTCCTATTACGTTCCGCAAGAGATCGAGATTCCTTTAAACTTATTCGTTGTAGGAACTGTAAATGTAGATGAAACCACACATATGTTTAGCCCTAAAGTATTAGATAGAAGTAATGTAATTGAAATGAACGAAGTGAATTTAGAAAGCATACTTAATAAACCTGAATACTCTAATAATGACAACCTGGCTGATGATAATTATTTCTTTGCTACAGATATAGCTCCATTAAAAATAAATTTATCACATACAGCACATGTTATTGAATTTGAAAGCCAATTCAAAACTCAATTTGATGATATTTTTAAAATTAATGAAAGTTTAAAAAAATACAATAAACACTTTGGCTATAGGGTATTTAATGAAGTTTCTAATTATTGCTTAAATGCTATTAGTCAATCTTCAAGTGCTAATATTACAGTTGCTACAGATATTCAAATACTTCAAAAAATATTGCCAAAATTACATGGTTCTGCCGAACAGCTATTTAATCCACTTATGTCCATATTGTCTTTATGTCTTTCAAACGATAGTAATAATTTATCTGCACAATCGGAATATACTGAAGAGGAATTTGAAAATATTTTAAATGATTTAAATAATGGGCCAGGTGAAAATAATGAACAATTAAATTCTTTATTTAAATATCCTCGCACTGCAAAAAAAATTATCAGGATGATACAAAATTTAATGTATAACGGTTTTACGAGTTTTATTGAGTAA